Proteins from one Bombyx mori chromosome 1, ASM3026992v2 genomic window:
- the LOC101743186 gene encoding uncharacterized protein LOC101743186 — MNIVTTPFFVILMIFIPMAKSTIPGTFFWKPRLGIDLNLPTTEKKFRAFLPTKHNIEEGVVVLIDGYKIGMTIIAFAAGLSSADSFLHLNPISAYYHTNVYRWALRYVSLFPVWFTGNGGNYCETLRVWRRRFHYMDQFVPNWLRPMFPYVKKDEWVKEENEFKRFKKYAEPSFGKHYRYPSKIFHNFKSEETKETIENVDDSSDSL, encoded by the exons AGCACTATTCCTGGCACATTCTTCTGGAAACCTCGATTAGGGATCGATTTGAATCTTCCAACAACCG AAAAGAAATTTCGTGCCTTCTTGCCAACGAAGCATAACATAGAAGAAGGCGTAGTAGTTCTCATAGATGGCTATAAAATAGGGATGACTATCATCGCTTTCGCTGCCGGCTTATCAAGTGCTGACAGCTTTTTACATCTCAATCCCATATCAGCTTACTACCACACGAACGTTTACCGATGGGCACTCAGATATGTCAGTCT ATTCCCGGTGTGGTTTACCGGCAACGGTGGCAATTATTGCGAGACGCTTAGGGTATGGCGAAGACGTTTCCATTACATGGATCAGTTCGTACCGAATTGGCTAAGGCCTATGTTTCCGTACGTCAAAAAAGACGAATGGGTGAAAGAAGAAAATGAGTTCaagagatttaaaaaatacgCCGAGCCATCATTCGGCAAGCACTACCGTTATCCATCAAAGATCTTTCACAACTTCAAATCGGAAGAAACTAAAGAAACCATAGAAAACGTAGACGATTCGTCTGATTCATTATAA